One genomic window of Parcubacteria group bacterium includes the following:
- a CDS encoding sigma-70 family RNA polymerase sigma factor, which produces MDKQQEKQLITQAQKDPQAFGAVFDEYYEPIFGYILKRTGNVHAAQDIASETFFKALDRLWQFKWRGISISSWLYRIATNEINQYFRAAKKRHYSLEALLEKSGIELADERDLARELMEQEEELERAQSWKLAHAALRKLPEKYQEVLSLRYFEDKKISEIASILGKREGTVKSLLSRGTALLHKKMPASSAGAVAQPKEDGRVVDAEGAISPAPKES; this is translated from the coding sequence ATGGACAAGCAACAAGAAAAGCAACTCATCACACAAGCGCAAAAAGACCCCCAAGCGTTCGGGGCGGTTTTTGACGAGTACTATGAGCCCATTTTCGGATACATCTTAAAGCGCACGGGCAACGTGCATGCGGCCCAGGACATCGCGTCTGAAACGTTTTTCAAAGCCTTGGACAGGCTGTGGCAATTCAAGTGGCGCGGCATCTCAATTTCATCCTGGCTCTACCGGATCGCGACCAACGAAATCAACCAGTATTTCCGCGCCGCCAAAAAGCGCCACTACTCGCTGGAGGCCCTGCTTGAAAAATCCGGCATTGAGCTTGCCGATGAGCGCGATCTGGCGCGGGAATTGATGGAGCAGGAAGAGGAGCTGGAGCGCGCGCAATCGTGGAAGCTCGCGCACGCGGCCCTGCGCAAACTTCCGGAAAAATACCAGGAAGTATTATCACTCCGGTATTTTGAAGATAAAAAGATATCAGAGATTGCGTCAATTTTGGGAAAGCGGGAGGGAACCGTCAAGTCATTATTGTCCCGCGGTACCGCCCTGCTTCACAAGAAGATGCCCGCCTCATCGGCGGGCGCTGTCGCGCAACCAAAAGAGGACGGCCGCGTTGTAGATGCAGAAGGCGCGATTAGTCCCGCGCCCAAAGAGAGCTAA
- a CDS encoding antitoxin has product MPQDLEEKYYESLDREEKELLDAYNRGEFKSVPNLEEEKQKLVAAARATLIKKRNINIRISERDLHALKVRAQEKGLPYQTLVSSVLHQYSTGKMKELA; this is encoded by the coding sequence ATGCCACAGGATCTAGAGGAAAAATATTACGAATCATTAGATAGGGAAGAGAAGGAACTTCTGGACGCCTATAACAGAGGCGAGTTTAAGAGCGTGCCCAATCTTGAAGAAGAAAAGCAGAAGCTCGTGGCCGCCGCGCGCGCAACGCTGATCAAGAAGCGCAACATCAACATCCGCATCTCGGAGCGGGATTTACACGCGCTGAAAGTGCGGGCGCAGGAGAAGGGTTTGCCCTACCAGACACTGGTGTCGTCCGTTCTGCACCAGTACTCAACCGGCAAGATGAAAGAGTTGGCATAA
- a CDS encoding BrnT family toxin, whose translation MKDYQWNKDKNSQLRIRHGVCFDDMVPLLNKNERVLDIIRHLNQKKYPNQKMFVVEVGGYAYLVPYVEDDEKIFLKTIIPSRKATKKYITKR comes from the coding sequence ATGAAGGATTACCAGTGGAACAAAGACAAAAATTCGCAATTAAGAATTCGGCATGGAGTCTGTTTTGATGACATGGTTCCGCTACTAAATAAAAACGAACGGGTGCTGGACATTATTCGGCACCTGAATCAGAAAAAGTATCCCAACCAGAAAATGTTCGTCGTGGAAGTTGGCGGATACGCGTACCTTGTTCCGTATGTGGAAGATGATGAGAAAATTTTTTTAAAAACCATCATACCAAGCCGAAAGGCGACAAAAAAGTATATCACTAAGAGATAA
- a CDS encoding tetratricopeptide repeat protein — MSTKSLQKLYDEGFFKPGHSEAVDECITNIVLLNTDQVFRTGVPRRIPRPALPAEEFTFHWSRFVGAVTANFPNIEPYNLTAITTLMVAEKRHQEELFLCQLIEALCPSCESMCFLGHAYWHLEDRYLALQCYQEAHRRSERFCKERKLGPDNPNWLDAGDYLRYAAECQLALDMPGDALTSLVRCVQIFKAAGKYGTFKREDLTRIHRSVMEAAGWNAVGDLWEVPTEAPTGA; from the coding sequence GTGAGCACCAAATCGCTCCAGAAGTTGTACGACGAGGGATTCTTCAAGCCCGGACACTCGGAAGCAGTAGATGAGTGCATCACAAACATCGTCTTGCTCAACACCGACCAAGTGTTCCGCACGGGAGTGCCGCGCAGGATCCCCCGCCCAGCACTCCCCGCAGAAGAATTCACGTTTCACTGGTCTCGCTTCGTGGGCGCGGTTACGGCCAACTTCCCGAACATTGAGCCGTACAACCTGACGGCCATCACCACGCTCATGGTCGCGGAGAAGCGCCACCAGGAAGAACTGTTTCTCTGCCAGCTCATCGAGGCGCTCTGCCCCAGCTGCGAGTCGATGTGCTTCCTCGGACACGCCTACTGGCACCTCGAGGATCGCTACCTCGCGCTGCAGTGCTACCAGGAAGCGCACCGCCGCAGTGAGCGCTTCTGCAAGGAGCGCAAACTCGGGCCCGACAACCCCAACTGGCTGGACGCGGGGGATTACCTCCGCTACGCCGCCGAGTGCCAGCTCGCGCTGGACATGCCCGGCGACGCCCTCACGTCGCTCGTGCGCTGCGTACAGATCTTCAAAGCAGCAGGCAAGTACGGCACCTTCAAGCGCGAGGATCTGACCAGGATCCACCGGTCCGTGATGGAAGCCGCCGGATGGAATGCCGTCGGCGATCTGTGGGAAGTTCCCACAGAAGCACCTACTGGCGCGTAG
- a CDS encoding replication-associated recombination protein A, whose translation MEPLASKIRPKSLDEFMGQEHLVGPDKPLRVAIQEKHLFSFILWGPPGVGKTTLAKIYARALDAELFELSAVSAGKADIKHIISHETEKSKVLFLDEIHRFNKAQQDFLLPYVETGELTLIGATTENPSFEVISPLLSRCRVFVLNELTKDDMLSIINRILNSPPYQGGARGGSVDQDAKDWLIAMANGDARAAISMLEATATLYKDITVANLKQALQSKHLRYDKKGEEHYNVISAFIKSMRASQPDAAIYYLARMVDAGEDPLFIARRMVIFASEDIGLAAPTALVVANAVFRSCETIGYPECAINLAHGVAYLCQCKKDRSSYDALRAAQADVKQHGNLPVPLNIRNAPTGLMKELGYGNGYEKYTDESFLPEELKNKKYL comes from the coding sequence ACCTCTTTTCATTCATCCTCTGGGGCCCGCCGGGTGTAGGCAAAACCACGCTCGCCAAAATCTATGCCCGCGCCCTGGATGCGGAGCTGTTTGAGCTGTCTGCCGTGTCCGCGGGCAAAGCAGACATCAAGCACATCATCAGCCATGAAACTGAAAAATCAAAAGTATTGTTTCTTGACGAAATTCACCGCTTCAACAAGGCCCAACAGGATTTTCTCCTGCCCTACGTTGAAACCGGGGAGCTTACGCTCATTGGCGCGACCACGGAAAACCCGAGCTTTGAGGTCATCAGCCCGCTCCTCTCACGCTGCCGCGTGTTCGTCCTCAACGAGCTCACAAAAGATGATATGCTCTCCATCATCAACCGCATCCTAAATTCCCCTCCTTACCAAGGAGGGGCTAGGGGAGGTTCTGTGGACCAGGATGCCAAGGACTGGCTCATTGCCATGGCAAACGGAGACGCCCGCGCCGCCATCTCCATGCTGGAGGCAACCGCAACCCTGTACAAGGATATCACCGTCGCAAACCTCAAACAGGCGCTCCAATCAAAACATTTGCGTTACGACAAAAAAGGGGAGGAGCATTACAACGTCATCAGCGCGTTCATCAAAAGCATGCGCGCGAGCCAGCCGGACGCCGCCATCTACTATTTGGCGCGCATGGTGGACGCGGGGGAGGACCCGCTCTTTATTGCCCGCCGGATGGTGATATTCGCGAGCGAGGACATTGGCCTGGCCGCGCCCACGGCTCTCGTCGTCGCCAACGCCGTGTTCCGCAGCTGCGAAACCATCGGCTACCCGGAGTGCGCCATTAACCTCGCCCATGGAGTGGCGTATTTGTGCCAATGCAAAAAGGACCGCTCCAGCTATGATGCCCTGCGCGCCGCTCAAGCGGATGTGAAACAGCACGGCAACCTCCCGGTTCCCCTCAATATCCGCAATGCGCCGACAGGGTTGATGAAGGAGCTGGGTTATGGCAATGGGTATGAGAAGTATACTGATGAGAGCTTTCTGCCGGAGGAGTTGAAAAATAAGAAGTATCTATGA